The DNA sequence CTGTTTAAAGAGATGACCGTACTGGAAAACCTGCTGGTGGCTCAGCACCGCCACATGAATACCAATTTCATCGCAGGTTTACTGAAAACCCCGGCATTCCGTCGTTCTGAACGTGAAGCGCTGGAACGGGCAAAGTTCTGGCTGGACACCATCGGTCTGACCGATCTGTCGAACCGTTCTGCGGGTAATCTGGCTTATGGTCAGCAACGTCGCCTGGAAATTGCACGTTGTATGTGTACTCAGCCAAAGATCCTGATGCTGGATGAACCGGCTGCCGGTCTGAACCCGAAAGAAACAGAAGATCTGAATAATCTGATCCGTCAGTTGCGAGATCAGTTTGATGTATCTGTATTACTGATTGAACACGATATGAAGCTGGTTATGGATATTTCCGACCATATTTTCGTGGTGAATCAGGGAACACCTTTGGCTGACGGGAAACCGGCAGAAGTGCGTGATAATCCGGCCGTGATCAAGGCCTATCTGGGCGAGTCATAGGAGATAGCCGATGTTAGAAGTAAAAAACGTCTCTACCTTCTACGGTAAGATCGCGGCATTAACTGATGTCAGCGTACATATCAAAAAGGGTGAAATCGTTTCACTGATTGGTGCGAACGGTGCGGGTAAAACTACACTGCTGATGACCATTTGTGGTGATCCAAAACCGTCACAAGGTCAGATCATTTTCGAAGGTCGTGACATTACTCAGGATTCCACCTCGACCATCATGCGTGGGGATATTGCGATTGTGCCGGAAGGTCGTCGTATTTTCTCCCGTCTGACCGTGGAAGAGAACCTGAGCATGGGTGCGTTCTTCATTAATGATAAAGCTGAAAAAGTCGCGTTGATGGACGAAGTGTTCAATCTGTTCCCTCGTTTGAAAGAACGTATTAACCAGCGTGCCGGTACCATGTCTGGTGGTGAACAGCAGATGCTGGCGATTGGCCGCGCTTTGATGAGTAAACCACGTTTGCTGTTTCTGGATGAACCTTCACTGGGGCTGGCTCCGCTGGTGATCCAGCAGATTTTCGATATCGTGCAGCAATTACGTGAAGAGCGCGGTATGACTATCTTCCTGGTAGAGCAGAATGCAAATCAGGCGCTGAAACTGGCGGATCGCGGTTACGTTCTGGAAACGGGGCGTATCGTACTGGAAGATACCGGTGCTGCGTTGCTTGCGAACCCGGCAGTACGCAATGCCTATCTGGGTGGTTAATTATTTTCAAAAATAGATCTTTTCTGTAACAATCGGGTAAACTGTGCTCATTCCTCTGAGGAGACCGTGATGTCACAGTTTACCCGCATTTCCATCCAACAGGCCGCTGCGCTGTTACAACTCCCATCCGTGTGTCTGGCTGATATCCGGGATCCTTCATCCTTTAATGCCGCGCATGTTACTGGTGCCTTTCACCTGACGAATGATACCTTGCCGCAATTCACGCAGCAGATCACTAAAGAAACGCCTGTACTGGTTATGTGTTATCACGGTAATAGCAGCCAGGGAGTTGCTAATTATCTGACCAGTATCGGGTATGAAAAAGTCTACAGTATTGATGGCGGTTTCGAAGGCTGGCGGCACGTATATCCCTATACGGCAACAGTATGATTCAGCTGATCCAATTGAATGATCCGCATCTGGCTCAGATGCTGGCGGATTATCTGCAAACGCAGAATATGCCTTGTCAGGTACAAAGCTCTGAAACAGGTATCTCAGTTTGGCTGCTGGATGAGACGAAAACCTCTGCTGCCGAGAGGGAAGTGCAGCGCTTTATCCTTGAACCCCATCATCCCCGGTACCGGGAGGCCGCCTGGCAACAGGAAAAGCCGGCGACCTGGCGATCAGCTACCGATTCCAGCTTAATGACAGAGTTAATGCTGCAGGCGCAACCGCTGATGCTGGTGGTGTCATTCTTAATGATCGCTGTGTTCCTGCTGTATTGGTTAACTATCCCGGTAGAGTCCCTACTGACTTTTGAATGGCCGTGGCAACGTGGTCAAATCTGGCGGTTGTTCACACCGGTGTTTCTGCACTTTTCTGTTCTGCATCTGGTATTCAATCTTGCCTGGTGGTGGTATCTCGGCGGACGCACAGAACAGCGGTATGGTGTTATCAAGCTGGCTATTGTGCTGATTTCCGGCGCACTGATCCCGAATGTCTTACAGGCTATGGTTTCCGGTTCATTATTTGGCGGCATGTCAGGTGTCACCTACGCTCTGCTT is a window from the Tolumonas auensis DSM 9187 genome containing:
- the livG gene encoding high-affinity branched-chain amino acid ABC transporter ATP-binding protein LivG; the protein is MSKLLEVSDLSMRFGGLLAVNGVKLQLKEKEIVSIIGPNGAGKTTVFNCLTGFYKPTNGIIRFRGEEIQGLPGHEIARKGVVRTFQHVRLFKEMTVLENLLVAQHRHMNTNFIAGLLKTPAFRRSEREALERAKFWLDTIGLTDLSNRSAGNLAYGQQRRLEIARCMCTQPKILMLDEPAAGLNPKETEDLNNLIRQLRDQFDVSVLLIEHDMKLVMDISDHIFVVNQGTPLADGKPAEVRDNPAVIKAYLGES
- a CDS encoding ABC transporter ATP-binding protein, whose amino-acid sequence is MLEVKNVSTFYGKIAALTDVSVHIKKGEIVSLIGANGAGKTTLLMTICGDPKPSQGQIIFEGRDITQDSTSTIMRGDIAIVPEGRRIFSRLTVEENLSMGAFFINDKAEKVALMDEVFNLFPRLKERINQRAGTMSGGEQQMLAIGRALMSKPRLLFLDEPSLGLAPLVIQQIFDIVQQLREERGMTIFLVEQNANQALKLADRGYVLETGRIVLEDTGAALLANPAVRNAYLGG
- the glpE gene encoding thiosulfate sulfurtransferase GlpE yields the protein MSQFTRISIQQAAALLQLPSVCLADIRDPSSFNAAHVTGAFHLTNDTLPQFTQQITKETPVLVMCYHGNSSQGVANYLTSIGYEKVYSIDGGFEGWRHVYPYTATV
- the glpG gene encoding rhomboid family intramembrane serine protease GlpG produces the protein MIQLIQLNDPHLAQMLADYLQTQNMPCQVQSSETGISVWLLDETKTSAAEREVQRFILEPHHPRYREAAWQQEKPATWRSATDSSLMTELMLQAQPLMLVVSFLMIAVFLLYWLTIPVESLLTFEWPWQRGQIWRLFTPVFLHFSVLHLVFNLAWWWYLGGRTEQRYGVIKLAIVLISGALIPNVLQAMVSGSLFGGMSGVTYALLGYLWLRERNSEDPSQVTVSNGLFIFMLVWLVLGFTNLLGFNTANLAHLGGLLVGLIQGWRDSHRTISGPA